In the genome of Plasmodium yoelii strain 17X genome assembly, chromosome: 14, one region contains:
- a CDS encoding protein farnesyltransferase subunit alpha, putative: protein MEKLNAYAKKFNINYRESLDGLNISLLNNPVFKSMGGKKFDIDMNDIEEEIQKHTINLEHMCNENGSKNKSKINILNIHYSDHQKLLYSLLAFLIENKIYSFKGYIISSFVIKINTSYYSAWIYRRKCLKKLNLNYLNDLEFTRFIISENIKSFQSWYHRRWLIEYIYKSNLKKKGKNNDQKEQNNVTQIGIPEDDEMKRNVQKMEKNIYSNVHKNMCNDDDLFDHEQNFISSDEEICSIHSSNESYHENVFISNFENSDLDIEKEDILHENFKDIIENSTFFKNSLHKNEEIKINIYEFLYNELLYTNCHIFLDTKNYNSWAHKTWLINKFSMLTKNKYIYDKYNILLHEYNYINYFLKCDIYNNSVWVYRHFIFTKLKHIKNINKLEKEIIFCLNYGQQFYDNEALFSYFINILLKYIKLCQKIRKLSPIVSKTNEAIASLEETSTYDIFEIPIVNFVKNNLTKLATKSKFVLLFLAQLYAYNGSHYEEAQCYKYLEKNDNFNDFIWSSKIEGI, encoded by the exons AACTAAATGCATACGCTAAaaagtttaatattaattataggGAAAGCTTAGATGGTCTAAATATCTCTCTTTTGAATAATCCTGTATTCAAATCAATGGGAGGTAAAAAATTTGATATTGATATGAATGATATAGAAGAGGAAATACAAAAACATACAATAAATTTGGAACATATGTGTAACGAAAATGGGTCAAAAAACAAATCaaagataaatatattaaatatacattATAGTGATCATCAGAAATTACTTTATTCTTTATTAGCTTTTTTAATAGagaataaaatttattccTTCAAAGGTTATATAATATCATCatttgtaataaaaataaatacttcATATTATAGCGCTTGGATATATAGAAGGAAATGTTTGAAAAAgctaaatttaaattatttgaatgatTTAGAATTTACGCGATTTATAATTagtgaaaatataaaaagctTTCAAAGTTGGTATCATAGAAGATGGCTAATCGAATATATTTACAAAtctaatttgaaaaaaaaaggaaaaaataatgatcaAAAAGAGCAAAACAATGTTACACAAATTGGCATTCCCGAGGACGATGAAATGAAAAGGAATGTCcaaaaaatggagaaaaatatatatagtaatgTACACAAAAATATGTGTAATGACGATGATTTATTTGATCATGAACAAAATTTCATAAGTAGTGATGAAGAAATTTGTAGCATTCATTCATCAAATGAGAGCTACCATGAaaatgtatttataagcAATTTTGAAAATAGTGATCTTGATATTGAAAAAGAAGATATTTTACACGAAAATTTTAAAGACATAATTGAAAATAGTACCTTTTTTAAAAACTCTTtacataaaaatgaagaaataaaaattaatatttatgaatttttatacaatgaattattatataccaaTTGTCACATATTTCTtgatacaaaaaattataattcttGGGCACATAAAACTTGGCTAATTAATAAGTTTTCAATgcttacaaaaaataaatatatttatgataagtataatatattattacatgaatataattatataaattattttttaaaatgcgatatttataataattctgTATGGgtatatagacattttatttttaccaaattaaaacatataaaaaatataaataaattggaaaaagaaattatattttgctTAAATTATGGTCAACAATTTTATGACAATGAAGCATTATTTAGCTACTTTATcaatatacttttaaaatacataaaattatgccaaaaaataagaaaattaTCACCCATTGTATCAAAAACAAATGAAGCAATAGCATCTTTAGAGGAAACTAGTACATATGACATTTTTGAAATACCCattgttaattttgttaaaaacaatttaacAAAATTGGCAACAAAGTCAAAATTTGTCTTGTTATTTTTAGCCCAACTCTATGCTTACAATGGATCTCACTATGAAGAGGCGCAA tGCTATAAATATCTCGAGAAAAACGATAATTTCAACGATTTTATATGGAGCAGTAAAATTGAAGGAATTTAa
- a CDS encoding 40S ribosomal protein S17, putative produces MGRVRTKTIKRAARQIVEKYYAKLTLDFQINKKITEEVAIIPSKRMKNKVAGFVTHLMKRIQKGPVRGISLKLQEEERERRLDFVPEKSQIDVNVIYVEPDTVRMIKSLGINISNMKIHNPMINTNHQKQNRMNAQY; encoded by the exons ATg GGAAGAGTTCGTACTAAGACTATCAAAAGAGCCGCTAGGCAAATCGTCGAGAAATACTATGCTAAACTTACTCTCGActttcaaataaataaaaaaataacagaGGAAGTTGCAATAATACCATCAAAAAGAATGAAAAACAAAGTTGCTGGTTTCGTTACACATTTAATGAAAAGAATTCAGAAAGGACCCGTCAGAGGTATTAGTTTAAAACTTCAAGAAGAAGAAAGAGAAAGACGTTTGGATTTCGTACCTGAAAAATCTCAAATCGATGTTAATGTAATATATGTAGAACCTGATACTGTAAGAATGATTAAATCTTTGGGAATTAATATAAGCAACATGAAAATCCACAACCCAATGATTAATACTAATCACCAAAAACAAAACAGAATGAATGCCCAATATTAA
- a CDS encoding rab specific GDP dissociation inhibitor, putative encodes MNEHYDVIILGTGLKECILSGLLSHYGKKILVLDRNPYYGGETASLNLTNLYNTFKPNEKIPSKYGENRHWNVDLIPKFILVGGNLVKILKKTRVTNYLEWLVVEGSYVYQHQKKSLLFSEKFIHKVPSTDMEALVSPLLSLMEKNRCKNFYQYVSEWNANDRNTWDNLDPYRLTMMDIYKYFNLCQLTIDFLGHAVALYLNDDYLKQPAYITLERIKLYMHSISAFGKSPFIYPLYGLGGIPEGFSRMCAINGGTFMLNKNVTDFIYNDNNQVCGIKSSDGEVAYCDKVICDPSYVMHLENKIQKIGQVIRCICILSNPIPETNDINSCQIIIPQNQLNRKSDIYVNLVSFQHGVSYKGKYIAIVSATVETNDPTKEIEKALELLGPIDEKFIKISDLYVSTNPKPKDNIFVTSSYDATSHFETATNDLLQIWENLWGQKLNFDDLNKSDNEL; translated from the exons ATGAATGAGCATTATGAT GTAATAATCTTGGGAACAGGACTTAAGGAATGTATTCTAAGTGGGCTTTTGTCACATTATG gTAAAAAAATTCTAGTACTTGATAGAAACCCATATTATGGTGGCGAAACTGCTTCTCTTAATTTAACCAACTTATATAACACCTTTAAGCCaa ATGAAAAAATTCCAAGCAAATATGGAGAAAACAGACATTGGAATGTTGATCTTATCCCCAAATTTATTTTAGTTGGAGGAAATTTagtaaaaattttaaaaaaaacaagagtaacaaattatttagaaTGGCTAGTTGTTGAAGGATCTTATGTATATCAAcatcaaaaaaaaagtttattGTTTTCGGaaaaatttatacataaaGTTCCATCAACAGATATGGAAGCATTAGTATCACCGTTATTGTCcttaatggaaaaaaatcgatgtaaaaatttttatcagTATGTTAGTGAATGGAATGCTAATGATAGAAATACTTGGGATAATTTAGACCCATATAGATTGACTATGatggatatatataagtattttaATTTGTGCCAGTTAACTATTGATTTCTTAGGACATGCTGTtgcattatatttaaatgatgattatttaaaacaaCCAGCATATATAACATTAGAAAGAATAAAACTATACATGCATTCTATTTCAGCTTTTGGTAAATCACCATTTATATATCCATTATATGGACTTGGTGGAATACCAGAAGGGTTTTCACGAATGTGTGCAATAAATGGAGGCACATTTATGCTTAATAAGAATGTAACtgattttatatataatgataataatcaAGTATGTGGTATAAAATCCAGTGATGGAGAAGTTGCATATTGTGATAAGGTCATTTGTGATCCAAGTTATGTTATgcatttagaaaataaaattcaaaaGATTGGGCAAGTTATTAGatgcatatgtatattaagTAATCCAATACCAGAAACAAATGATATTAATAGTTGCCAAATTATTATACCACAAAATCAATTAAATAGAAAGAGTGATATATATGTTAACTTAGTTTCATTTCAACATGGTGTTTCATATAAAGGTAAATATATTGCCATTGTTTCAGCTACTGTTGAAACTAATGACCCAACAAAAGAAATTGAAAAAGCATTGGAATTGTTAGGACCAATTGACGagaaatttattaaaatatcaGACTTATATGTATCCACTAATCCAAAACCAAaggataatatatttgttacaTCTTCCTATGATGCAACATCACATTTTGAAACCGCAACAAATGATCTCTTACAAATATGGGAAAATTTATGGGGACAGAAATTAAATTTTGATGACTTGAATAAGAGTGATAACGAGCTATGA
- a CDS encoding mitochondrial import inner membrane translocase subunit TIM13, putative, translated as MDPSLTGDNLDDKQKAALLLGLQEIVQRQKENVKVMDICFNKCVSKIGNKLSSNEQKCIWDCANSYFYTNAFLNERLQQMTKLLKSNSDYLNL; from the exons aTGGACCCATCCTTAACAGGGGATAATCTCGATGATAAGCAGAAAGCAGCT CTTTTATTAGGTTTACAAGAAATAGTACAAAGACAAAAGGAAAATGTTAAAGTCATggatatttgttttaataaatgtgtTTCAAAAATAGGAAATAAATTAAGCTCAAATGAACAAAAATGTATATGGGATTGTGCAAATAGCTACTTTTACACCAATGCGTTTTTAAACGA GCGATTACAACAAATGACAAAACTTTTAAAATCAAATTCagattatttaaatttataa
- a CDS encoding SNARE protein, putative, whose protein sequence is MDVIYRNITNKYFDYRREIKRKRNRFKLSAYEELNDNDSGRENLLKNEDIEMQEESMLPPHWIETTEECTEDINNIKTKLLELQKLQKNKLFNVLNNDEKLSEEISQMSTDITMLIKKCEQKIHTISNDDDNNNVNNKNYIIEKLKKNAKTSLISQLQYISKSFQKKQNNYIKEFKKLTNNCDQVEQYQIDTSNKIYKKQNSDIFIQGEINEEYNMHEQQSLYEQPNQVNLLNLNKRNSDLQKITNTVIDLHNIFKELSVMLVDQGSLLDQIDYNIDMSLDKSEKGLNQLKKLEKQENGKIAARCVSFLTTLIFILLILIILKHLY, encoded by the coding sequence ATGGATGTgatatatagaaatataaCAAACAAATATTTTGATTACAGACgagaaataaaaagaaaaagaaatcgATTTAAATTATCGGCATATGAAGAACTAAATGATAATGATTCAGGTAGAGAAAATCTGCTAAAAAATGAAGACATTGAAATGCAAGAAGAAAGTATGTTACCTCCACACTGGATCGAAACAACAGAAGAATGTAcagaagatataaataatataaaaacaaagtTATTAGAATTacaaaaattacaaaaaaataaactttttaatgttttaaataatgatgaaaaattatCAGAAGAAATATCACAAATGTCAACTGATATAactatgttaataaaaaaatgtgaacaAAAAATTCATACTATATctaatgatgatgataataataatgtgaataataaaaattatattattgagaagcttaaaaaaaatgcaaaaactAGTTTAATTTCTCAATTacaatatatttctaaatcttttcaaaaaaaacaaaataattatataaaagaatttaaaaaattgacAAATAATTGTGATCAAGTTGAGCAATATCAAATTGATACATccaataaaatttataagaaacaaaatTCAGACATATTTATACAGGGAGAAATAAACGAAGAATATAACATGCATGAACAGCAAAGCCTATATGAACAGCCAAATCAAGTCAACTTATTAAACCTTAACAAAAGAAATAGTGATTTACAAAAAATCACCAATACAGTAATTGATTtacataacatttttaaagaATTATCAGTTATGTTAGTTGATCAAGGGTCCTTATTAGATCAAATTGATTATAACATAGATATGTCTTTAGATAAAAGTGAAAAAGGTTTAAATcagttaaaaaaattagagAAACAAGAAAATGGCAAAATAGCAGCACGATGTGTCTCATTTTTAACAACTCTCATTTTTATTCTCttgatattaataattttgaaacaTTTGTATTGA
- a CDS encoding zinc finger protein, putative, with amino-acid sequence MNNKKRSNPYNNSDYNKRKDKFYENENKGKSNIDNYGRKVWDKEYYQKLLDEKSLEGKDSNEKHQNEEDELILKLFPDLKKKNKIVPPDPSERKLLEERTENLSLEKNLGKVQIVTHKTTKEEQGGYYCKICDCTLKDSQTYLDHINGKNHNRMLGYSMKVKNVTLDDVKKKLNLLKNQKNNKSHENIEKDLYEEAKKGIKELQELEEKKMHRRKEKKLIKKLEKQKKKQEQNNELDNDDVDDDFKKFGLPTSFV; translated from the coding sequence atgaataataaaaaaagaagcaATCCTTATAATAATAGCGATTACAACAAAAGAAAAGacaaattttatgaaaatgaGAACAAAGGAAAATCAAATATCGATAATTATGGGCGAAAAGTTTGGGATAAAgaatattatcaaaaattGCTAGACGAAAAATCTTTAGAGGGAAAAGATTCAAATGAAAAACACcaaaatgaagaagatgaattaatattaaaactGTTTccagatttaaaaaaaaaaaataagattgTCCCTCCTGATCCATCCGAAAGAAAATTATTAGAAGAAAGAACAGAGAATTTGTcattagaaaaaaatttagGAAAAGTTCAAATTGTTACTCATAAAACAACTAAAGAAGAGCAGGGAGGATATTATTGTAAAATATGTGATTGTACTTTGAAAGATTCGCAAACATATTTAGATCATATTAATGGGAAAAATCATAATAGAATGTTAGGATATAGTATGaaagtaaaaaatgttaCATTAGAcgatgttaaaaaaaaattaaatttacttaaaaatcaaaaaaataataaatctcatgaaaatattgaaaaagatCTATATGAAGAAGctaaaaaaggaataaaagAATTACAAGAAttagaagaaaaaaagatGCATagaagaaaagaaaaaaaacttattaaaaaattggaaaaacaaaaaaaaaaacaagaaCAAAACAATGAATTAGATAACGACGATGTCGATGATGATTTCAAGAAATTTGGTTTACCCACTTCATTTGTTTGA
- a CDS encoding dolichyl-diphosphooligosaccharide--protein glycosyltransferase subunit OST5, putative, whose protein sequence is MATTINTNLYLEPYNNLLDIQYIPYAVFLFSIFSFVSIIVLLDYMHQTNKIKNHKVGILLCFITSVNLGFSIFFLLIYFNICL, encoded by the coding sequence atggCTACTACAATCAACACAAATCTATATTTAGAACCTTATAACAACTTATTAGACATACAATATATTCCTTATGcagtttttttattttcaatattttcttttgtaAGTATTATTGTTTTGCTTGATTATATGcatcaaacaaataaaattaaaaatcaCAAAGTGGGTATATTGTTGTGTTTCATAACCTCGGTTAATTTAGgtttttcgattttttttttattgatatactttaatatatgtttgtGA
- a CDS encoding vacuolar-sorting protein SNF7, putative: MKFWFSKKKNSSEYIDNKKKNNDEIYKAILKNREAIDALEKKQVQVEKKIKQLDMEVKQKVQQNQMNNAKILLKRKKLYEQEIENILNNRLTLEDNMINLENMHLHKLAVNALSYAANTHKKFNNEINTQKVEKIIDTLQEHKDIQEEINQALCFNPLNNVDDDEIDKELNLLKEQSIQEKINTPVNNISEVVIDKENVSISNTIKQATTVNEESDDEELKELIGEMT, encoded by the exons atgaaaTTTTGGTTTagcaaaaagaaaaatagtTCTGAATatattgataataaaaaaaaaaacaat GATGAAATATACAAAgctattttaaaaaacagAGAAGCAATTGATGCTTTGGAAAAGAAGCAGGTTCAGGTTGAAAAGAAAATTAAG CAACTTGATATGGAAGTAAAACAAAAGGTTCAACAAAATCAGATGAATAATgcgaaaatattattaaaacgaaaaaaattatatgaacagGAAATAGAAAACATCCTAAATAATAGATTAACGCTAGAAGACAATATGATAAATCTAGAAAATATGCACTTACACAAACTTGCTGTTAATGCATTATCTTATGCTGCTAATACCcacaaaaaatttaataatgaaat AAACACACAAAAAGTAGAGAAAATTATAGATACTCTACAGGAGCATAAGGATATACAAGAAGAAATAAATCAAGCCTTGTGTTTTAATCCATTAAATAATGTGGATGAT GATGAAATCGACAAAGAACTTAATTTACTAAAAGAACAATCAATCCAAGAAAAAATTa aTACACCAGTTAATAACATTTCTGAAGTAGTAATtg ATAAAGAAAACGTTTCTATAAGTAATACTATAAAGCAAGCTACTACAGTTAATGAAGAG tCTGATGATGAAGAATTAAAAGAACTAATTGGAGAAATGACATAA
- a CDS encoding translation initiation factor SUI1, putative: protein MNLAIQNLGINDPFTNENIVDKGNGKSNATNLIHIRNQQRNGRKSVTTVQGLGKSYDLKKMVRALKKEFNCNGTIIEDIEHGSIIQLQGDKRSNVKDFLIREGICSVDHIRIHGA, encoded by the exons ATGAACCTCGCTATACAGAATCTTGGTATTAATGACCCCTTtacaaatgaaaatattgtCGATAAGGGGAATGGTAAATCTAACGCGACCAATTTAATAC ATATTAGAAATCAACAAAGAAATGGTAGAAAAAGTGTTACTACAGTACAAGGATTAGGCAAATCGTAtgatttgaaaaaaatggtCAGAGCCTTGAAAAAG gaATTTAATTGTAATGGAACAATTATAGAAGATATTGAGCATGGTTCAATTATTCAACTTCAGGGCGATAAACGAAGTAATGTTAAAGACTTTTTAATACGAGAAGGAATTTGCTCGGTGGATCATATACGTATACATGGTGCTTga